From Aegilops tauschii subsp. strangulata cultivar AL8/78 chromosome 5, Aet v6.0, whole genome shotgun sequence:
TTCTGAACTCTGTAATTATGGTGTTGCTTCTCCACTTCATGAAAAGATGTGCAAACGCTTGTTTGCACTCCAAAAAACCATGCACATCTCGAGATAGTATGAAGAGATTGAGTTATTTTCAGTATAATCAAAATAAGTCTTGAAACAATTGGCTACTCTCTAACTATAATTACTGCCCCAGCTTATTTGTGTTCTGTATGTGTTAACGGATCTCAAAACCTAAAATCGATCAACGGCCAACATGTGGAGAGGCAGAAATTAAGTGAAACCATATGGAAACATTACGAACCTTAAAAGGTAGATATGCAGAACGTTGGGGTCCTCCAGTTCGACTGCCGTATCGAGAAGCATAGTTCAGTGGTATTTTTCTCTCAGCTTCCTGAAACCATAGAAATGATGTGAATTAAGCAAATCATATGCTGACAAATTTATATTTATCTTGAAAAGCAAAGTATATTTTCTCACCTGGACATAGACAATCCCAAGAACCAAGAAAAAGAATGACAATATGATTGTGAGAAGTCCAACATAATTGCCTGCTTGAAATCCCTCTGCAACTGTCCTTCCAAATGATGCAGGCAAATACGATATTATACTTGTAAAGATAAGAAGAGATGTTCCATTCCCGAGTTTCAACTCAGATATTGTTTCACCAAGGAAAGTTGTGAACACCGATCCAAGCGTCAATAGAGTCACAGATGTTAGTACCCATTCTGTGCTGAAGTCATTAACATAAGGACGAAGAAAAAGAACTTGCCCGATAGCCTAGCAAAAGGTACAGAAATTAAATTTGAAGCGGATGGGAAGATAAATAGAGCAATCAGAACTtacattaaaaataaaaataataccTTCATAACTAATAATGTGTAAAGCTCGTACTAGAATGAAATGTACCCACAGCAGTATATCATTCTCCAAAAAATGTCTGACAACAGAAGCATCAGACGGACTCAACTGAGTAATACTAGGACTTTTTTTCATTGTTTATGACCGCAAAGCACATGATTTGGCATCAGGAATAAGTTTGTTGTATTTTGAGTTTCTTTGCCATGTCAAAGATAAATCATCGGTGTACATagaaggtactccctccgttccaaaatacttgACTTTTATTCATCCAAaaatggatgtacctatatactaaaacatgtctagatacatctatattttgacaaatggaagtCATGTActgtggaatggagggagtataagtTTACAAAAACGGAAGTGTCATATTACCTTGATATTGCAAGTTATGTGGTCAAATTGTGTGGCATGTTTGACATAATTCTAACTGTTTAACATGGTATGCTGTTAAGTAGATAGTCAGTTAATATAGCATGTGATCACTGATCGCACAACATTACAAAGCTTTTCTTCCGTCCCGACAAAAGTAAGTCATACACACAAGGTATCCCCTTTGGTACCATGGAAACCTTGAGGTACCGATGCTTCAGAACCAATTATTGACATAAAAAAATCCAACAGCTGCTCTTGTAATTTTAATTAGTCAAAGAATTATCTTGACAAAAAAAGATATCCAAGAGCTGCTCAAATATATCCAAGACTCTAACCTACCTGGGCAATTGCAAAACCAACAGATGCATATCTTGTGTACTGAAGAATCTTTTTTCTACCTGCCTCCCCTTCTTTTTTCTGAAGCTCTTGCAATTTTGGGTAAAGCTGAGTAAGGAGCTGAAACACAATCTGTGCATTGATGAACGGAACAATGCCGAGGGAGCATATTCCAAGCCGGCCAATACCTCCACCAGAAAAAGAATCCAAAGTGCCCAGCAGACTGTTCTGGTCAAGATTACCAGCAAAAGCTGCCTGGTTCACTCCACCCAAAGGTATATACACACCAAGTCGAGACAATGCCAAAAACCCAAGGAGCTTCAGAAACTTCCCGGGTAGAGGACCCTTGAAGAAGTCACCAAAGTCAATAGTACTGTCCTCCATTGCAGCTGCTCCAATCAAATTAAAATACATTATATAGGTATAACTGGATAAACTGAAGTGGACCCGAGCTGCAAATATATGAACGACAATGCCACCAGTCATACCTGCTTAATACATAAATAGTAGCAGTCGACTCGGCACTCCCTATGTCAACTGAATTTTCATAGTAACTAAATATCATGTATATGTTTGGGCTAAATTGGAGTTGAAAATTTAGACTGGTTGAAGAAATTtctcatcaagaagatcctacaACCAAAATTTTAACAAAATGTGGATGAGTAATCAAGAGGCAGATTTTTTTTTTATGGGTAGCCCATTAGGTTTATCAGTTACAAGCATATTACTTTCTTTCCCCGACAAACCTGCAGGAGCGCTGCCTTTTAATTAAGGAGAAGAATATTTACATGTTCGGACATGTTTTGAGAAGGGGACAAGCGCCAAAAACCCCAAACAACGGGGGATGCTCAAATCGTTGGTCACTGAGACAGGTGACGGGCTTGAACGATCAATATCAGACGTATTAAGTTTGCTATTCTAGCTTTAATCCTAAGACCCATATATCCCAATTCCGACCTATCGCACTTATCAATGTGCTCTTCAAACTGGTTGTCAAAGCATGCGATGCGATTGGGTCTATTAGCGGCTAAAATTGTCGACCGTGCGCAAATGGCTTTTATTAAAGGTCGTTTTATCCTTGAGGGGGTGCTATGTCTTAACAAAATTGTTCACGAGCTTAAGCGCAAGGAACTCCCTGATGTTCTTCTAAAACTTGACTTTGAAAAGGTGCATGACCGAGTTAGTTGGTCTTTTCTTCAAGAAGTTCTGCAACGGAAAGGGTTCCAAGCAGGCTTTATTCACAGGATTATGCagcttgtctcgggaggacatactGCAATTTGCATCAATGGGGAGAGGTTGGCCCGTTTTTAAGCAATAAGAGAGGCCTGCATCAAGGGAATCCCATCTCTCCCCTTCTATTTGATATAGTTGCAGATTCGCTCTCTTCGATGCTAACCAAAGCCAAAGAGGCTGGTCACCACAAAGGGGTGGCGTCCCACCTCATTCCAGGAGGAGTGAATCATCTCCAATACGATGACGACACGATGCTTCTCTTTGAGCCCGATGTACGAAGTTTGGCCACTATCAAGATCCTTTTAATTTGCTTCGAAGCTATGTCAAGGATGAAAATTAAACTTTGCCAAAAGTGAAGTATGCACGGTAGGTGTGAATGAGGCTGAGAGTGTGTGTGAATTGCCCTCTTCTTAACTGCCACAAATCGGATTTCCATCTCTTACCTTGGCCTCCCATGCTCGGATAAACAGGTGTTGGTGTCGGATTGGGATCCGGCGATTAGTAAAGTTATTACACGAGTTGACCCTTGGCAAGGGAAACTCATGTCTTCAGGCACGAGACTCACTCTTACCAATGCATGTCTATCGGCTAACCTGACCTTCGCGATGGTCCTCTTCTTGCTGGGGGTGGCGTCCATGCGCAGTTCGACAAAGGTTAGAGCCAGATTCTTCTGGGAAGCGGACGCGGCCAAGCGCAAATTCCGTATGGTCCGATGGGCGGACATTTACAACCTAAAGACCAGGGAGGCCTAGGTATTACTAATTTCAAGAAAATGAACCTTGCGCTGATTAGTAAGTGGATTTGGAAAATTGCTCAGAACGATGACAGCCTGTGGGCTCGTGTCCTCAAAGCTAAGTACTTTCAGATTCTTTGCTCTTCGCTACTAAGACCAAGGGCTCCCAATTTTAGAATGGGATCCAAAAATACAAAGAGATATTCAATTTGGGTGCTCGCTTCGAGGTCGGGAACAAGAAGGACACTAAATTCTGTCTTTCAAAATGGACTGATGACAAACGTCACTATGCTATATTTGTCATTGCGTCGGACCCTGAGATCCTAGTTAGCAAATGTGTTTGTCGCCGGCCAAATTAATCTGGCTTTTATGCGTAACCTCAATGATTCTGAGCTTGGCTCATGGGAAGCTTTACAAATTCAGCTCTAATACTAATTTAACCACCGAAAAGGATTCAATAAGTTGGGATCATGAGGCGTCTTGCGACTTTTCAGTAAAATCTTTATATGCCAAACTTAACCAAGGTCCTAAGGTGAGATATGCCAAGGCCCTCTGGGCAGCGAGATCTCCGCTCAAAGTCCATATTTCCCTTTGCGGGCTGTGTTAAATCGTCTGCCATCTGCAATTAACCTTCAGAAACAGAGAGGTCCAGGCAACGGATGCTGCGCCCTTTGCAACAGCCCGGAAGACGTCGACGACATTCTTTTCCGCTGTGCCCCTAATATATTCTTATGGAGCTGTGTCGGGGACAGCTTTGGCGCTAACTGGGCACCGAACTTCATGGTTGAACAGCTTGCTCCGCTGTGCACCACGAGAAGCCAGCAACGTAGATTAGCCTAGCACTCGTTTGCGGCCTTAGCTTGGGCGTTGTGGGCCACTTGCAACAAAATTGCTATCAAAGGAAATTTCCAAGTCATCCAGCTAATTTTATTTTCAAATGGTATCTTTTCTTTCAGCAGTGGTGCCCTCCAGGGAAGAGGAAGGGCCAGTGACGCGGCCAGCCCGGTGCTTCACACGATCATACACTTGCACGCCATCAACAGAAACAACATCCTGTGAAGCCATCAAGCCCTGCCTAGCACCTTTATATCTGTGTAGGGCTATGTCTTTTGAGCGGTTCTGTAATGCTTACTCTTAAGCTCTGATTTTGGCACTTTTATTCTCCTTTCAGTTGTAAGACATTTTAAGACTAAGTGGCCTATGTTGGCTTTATTAATCAAGTCGGGCGTTCCTTGCGCCTTTCATCTAAAAAAACATCACTTCACCTAAAGTAATGAAGCATTTGTGCAAGGTGGCGTCCTTCTAAAGCGCTGACAAAATAATCATGGACTATACTTTGTCAAAAATAATAGAGGGAGAAGGGATTAGCTTTGAATTGCAACCTGCTGCTCCTCGGCCATAGGATGACTTCTCTTTCCTGGATCCACTGGAGCTCCCGAACACTGGAGACAGGACACCGAAAAGTGTCGAGAAGGGAGGCTGATAATCAGAACTGGACGGGTCCTCCCTGTAGAGCCCTAGAGGATCAAAGGCCGGGCCACCCGTCTCCAACGTGCATCTACACGAATACAACAGCAGAGAACCCAGTGAAATTTAAA
This genomic window contains:
- the LOC109770287 gene encoding preprotein translocase subunit SECY, chloroplastic, which encodes MATATPQQCCLPARARPPPTSTPLRLRYLSRAASSFHFPGRRTVTARRRGRAALAFSPRCTLETGGPAFDPLGLYREDPSSSDYQPPFSTLFGVLSPVFGSSSGSRKEKSSYGRGAAAAMEDSTIDFGDFFKGPLPGKFLKLLGFLALSRLGVYIPLGGVNQAAFAGNLDQNSLLGTLDSFSGGGIGRLGICSLGIVPFINAQIVFQLLTQLYPKLQELQKKEGEAGRKKILQYTRYASVGFAIAQAIGQVLFLRPYVNDFSTEWVLTSVTLLTLGSVFTTFLGETISELKLGNGTSLLIFTSIISYLPASFGRTVAEGFQAGNYVGLLTIILSFFFLVLGIVYVQEAERKIPLNYASRYGSRTGGPQRSAYLPFKVNSSGVMPIIFSTSSLALPATLARFTGLDFLKKAAIALTPGGSFYLPTNVLLIAFFNYYYTFLQLDPDELSEQLKRTGASIPLVRPGKNTAAFIKTVLSRISVLGSAFLAVLAAGPSVVEQISHLTAFRGFAGTSVLILVGCATDTARKVQTEIISQKYKDIEFYDVKSSDK